One window from the genome of Bacillus sp. SM2101 encodes:
- the aceA gene encoding isocitrate lyase, with product MTNKRIQKLEESWSMDKRWNGVERPYSAEEVIKLRGSIDIEYTLAKKGSEKLWDLIHTEDYVNALGALTGNQAVQQVKAGLKAIYLSGWQVAADANLAGQMYPDQSLYPANSVPSVVKRINQALQRADQIHHLEENDQIDWFAPIVADAEAGFGGQLNVFELMKGMIEAGASGVHFEDQLSSEKKCGHLGGKVLLPTQTAVRNLISARLAADVMGVPTLLIARTDADAADMITSDIDDYDKAFLTGERTPEGFFRTKPGIEQAIARGLAYAPYADLIWCETSTPDLEQAKQFADAIHEKYPNKLLAYNCSPSFNWKAKLDDETIAKFQKELGKMGYKFQFVTLAGFHALNHSMFELARGYKERGMAAYSELQQAEFGNEKHGYTATKHQREVGTGYFDQVSQVVSGGKSSTTALKGSTEEEQFVTNA from the coding sequence ATGACTAATAAAAGAATTCAAAAATTAGAAGAAAGCTGGAGTATGGATAAGCGTTGGAATGGGGTTGAAAGACCTTATAGTGCAGAAGAAGTAATTAAGCTTCGAGGTTCGATTGATATTGAATATACATTAGCAAAAAAAGGCTCAGAAAAGTTATGGGATTTAATTCATACAGAGGATTACGTTAATGCACTAGGTGCGTTAACAGGTAATCAAGCTGTTCAACAAGTGAAAGCAGGATTAAAAGCAATTTATTTAAGTGGTTGGCAAGTAGCTGCTGATGCAAATTTAGCAGGACAAATGTATCCTGATCAAAGCTTATATCCAGCCAATAGTGTACCTTCTGTTGTGAAACGAATTAATCAGGCATTGCAACGTGCAGACCAAATTCATCATTTAGAAGAAAATGACCAGATTGATTGGTTTGCACCAATTGTTGCTGATGCTGAAGCTGGTTTTGGTGGTCAATTAAATGTCTTCGAACTTATGAAAGGAATGATTGAAGCTGGAGCTTCAGGAGTACATTTTGAAGATCAGCTGTCATCTGAAAAGAAATGTGGGCATTTAGGGGGGAAAGTTCTACTTCCAACACAAACTGCTGTACGTAACTTAATCTCTGCTCGTTTAGCCGCTGACGTAATGGGTGTGCCAACACTGTTAATCGCAAGAACAGATGCCGATGCAGCTGATATGATTACTAGTGATATTGATGATTACGATAAAGCGTTTTTAACTGGTGAAAGAACACCTGAAGGCTTCTTCCGTACGAAGCCTGGCATTGAGCAAGCGATTGCTAGAGGTTTAGCATATGCTCCGTATGCAGATTTAATTTGGTGTGAAACATCAACACCTGATCTTGAGCAAGCAAAACAGTTTGCAGATGCAATTCATGAAAAATATCCAAATAAGCTTCTTGCATACAACTGTTCACCTTCGTTTAACTGGAAAGCAAAACTAGATGATGAAACGATTGCAAAATTCCAAAAAGAGTTAGGGAAGATGGGTTATAAGTTCCAATTCGTAACACTTGCAGGCTTCCATGCGTTAAATCATAGTATGTTCGAGTTAGCTCGTGGATACAAAGAACGAGGAATGGCTGCATATTCCGAATTGCAGCAAGCGGAATTTGGAAATGAAAAACATGGTTACACTGCTACAAAGCATCAAAGAGAAGTAGGTACAGGTTATTTTGATCAAGTGTCTCAAGTTGTATCAGGAGGTAAATCATCAACAACAGCTCTAAAAGGTTCAACAGAGGAAGAACAATTTGTTACCAATGCATAA